In Streptomyces canus, one DNA window encodes the following:
- a CDS encoding sensor histidine kinase: MTETGSRQLVVGSVRRWLHVLREDLCTLRVEPLPPSVWLRWLPHGVLCMVAVGVTVGAVAQLMDNGGVGSSLAFAIGLAQGAAVVFALWRPVPAWWLSTVAMVVGAIEVRRQLLAGGAHDFTWPWSSAGLIGHMAVLLLLALRVPMRVAVEALAVTLLLTYLIEGVLGAADFQPTGVLAVILFTVVVVLGTALRGRREASKALVEQTTLTAEERARRTLLEERSRIARELHDVVAHHMSVISIQAQVAPHLVENPSVELRENLDGIRQNALEALTELRRVLGVLRAEHPETPERPADPATGTAPHAPQPTLDRLDALVENTRAAGTAVEVDVRGARRPLPPGVDLSAYRIVQEALSNVLRHAPGATASVALVHYVHGVDVRIVNSRPTRSVPSSPGAGHGLLGMRERAAMLGGTLRAGPRPDGGYEVAAYLPTAPPGAPDQLTDPKDDTA, from the coding sequence GTGACGGAGACGGGGAGCCGGCAGCTGGTGGTCGGCAGCGTACGGCGCTGGCTGCATGTGCTGCGCGAGGACCTGTGCACGCTGCGGGTCGAGCCGCTGCCCCCGTCGGTGTGGCTGCGGTGGCTGCCGCACGGTGTGCTGTGCATGGTTGCCGTCGGAGTCACGGTCGGCGCAGTGGCGCAGCTCATGGACAACGGCGGGGTGGGCAGTTCCCTTGCCTTCGCGATCGGTCTCGCACAGGGTGCCGCCGTCGTGTTCGCGCTGTGGCGGCCGGTCCCGGCGTGGTGGCTCTCGACCGTGGCCATGGTGGTCGGTGCCATTGAGGTCCGCCGCCAGCTGCTGGCCGGCGGCGCGCACGACTTCACCTGGCCCTGGAGCTCCGCAGGACTCATCGGGCACATGGCCGTGCTGTTGCTCCTCGCCCTGCGGGTGCCTATGCGCGTGGCCGTCGAGGCGCTGGCGGTGACCCTGCTTCTCACGTATCTCATCGAGGGTGTGCTGGGTGCTGCCGACTTCCAGCCCACCGGGGTGCTCGCAGTCATCCTGTTCACCGTGGTGGTGGTGCTGGGTACCGCCCTGCGCGGCCGCCGAGAGGCCAGCAAGGCGCTCGTCGAGCAGACCACCCTCACCGCGGAGGAGCGGGCCCGCCGCACCCTCCTGGAGGAGCGCAGCCGTATCGCGCGCGAACTGCACGACGTCGTCGCCCACCACATGTCCGTCATCTCGATCCAGGCCCAGGTCGCCCCGCACCTCGTCGAGAACCCGTCCGTAGAGCTCCGGGAGAATCTCGACGGCATCCGGCAGAACGCGCTGGAGGCGCTGACCGAGCTGCGCCGGGTCCTGGGCGTGCTGCGGGCCGAGCACCCCGAGACGCCGGAGCGGCCCGCCGACCCCGCCACCGGCACCGCGCCGCACGCCCCGCAACCCACCCTCGACCGGCTCGACGCGCTGGTGGAGAACACCCGGGCGGCCGGAACGGCCGTCGAGGTCGACGTGCGAGGTGCCCGGCGGCCGCTGCCGCCCGGCGTGGACCTGTCGGCGTACCGGATCGTGCAGGAGGCGCTGAGCAACGTCCTGCGCCACGCGCCCGGCGCGACCGCCTCCGTAGCCCTCGTCCACTACGTGCACGGGGTGGACGTGCGGATCGTCAACTCACGGCCCACCCGCAGCGTGCCGTCCTCCCCGGGCGCGGGGCACGGCCTGCTCGGCATGCGGGAGCGGGCCGCGATGCTCGGCGGCACCCTGCGTGCCGGCCCCCGACCCGACGGCGGGTACGAGGTGGCCGCGTATCTTCCGACGGCACCCCCGGGCGCGCCCGACCAGCTCACCGACCCGAAGGACGACACCGCATGA
- a CDS encoding acyltransferase family protein — protein MPETHRTRGGVRDGIRHGADGIRRAADRIDAATPSERDRAVDALRAFAILGVVLGHWLVTALVADGGALHTASPLQHMPWLAPISWAFQTLAVFFLVGGHVATRGYTSARARGTTYGQWLTSRLSRLFKPVAVVLALWTVAATALLLTGAEFETVRTLVKLALSPMWFLLVFSALTAATPLLLRLHPLWPLAVVLHVDIVRFGLGGPDWLGWVNLAAGWLVPYTLGAAWTRGELEGRRAGWFLLGGGAVVTAVLVRWAGYPASMVGVPGASLSNLNPPTLAAVTFGLAQCGLALLLRDRLRRGMRRPPVWAAVALVNLSAMTIFLWHQTALMATTATGLAAGRLPGLHTVPDGLGWVAARLAWLPVFVLALAVCWSAFRSFEQGPRRVGGRPSRVIRVHRRTEPVAVKEARRA, from the coding sequence GTGCCTGAGACCCACCGCACCCGGGGCGGCGTACGCGACGGCATACGCCACGGCGCGGACGGCATACGCCGGGCGGCCGACCGGATCGACGCGGCGACACCCTCCGAGCGGGACCGTGCCGTCGACGCCCTGCGCGCCTTCGCGATCCTCGGTGTCGTCCTCGGCCACTGGCTGGTGACGGCCCTGGTCGCCGACGGCGGCGCCCTGCACACCGCGAGCCCGTTGCAGCACATGCCCTGGCTGGCCCCGATCTCCTGGGCCTTCCAGACCCTGGCCGTGTTCTTCCTGGTGGGCGGCCATGTGGCGACACGCGGCTACACCTCGGCACGCGCCCGCGGGACGACGTACGGACAGTGGCTGACGAGCCGTCTGTCGCGGCTCTTCAAGCCGGTGGCCGTCGTCCTCGCCCTGTGGACGGTGGCGGCGACGGCCCTGCTGCTGACGGGAGCTGAGTTCGAGACGGTCCGCACGCTGGTCAAGCTCGCCCTGTCCCCGATGTGGTTCCTCCTGGTCTTCAGCGCTCTGACGGCGGCGACCCCGCTGCTGCTGCGGCTCCACCCGCTGTGGCCGCTGGCCGTCGTCCTGCACGTGGACATCGTGCGCTTCGGGCTCGGCGGCCCGGACTGGCTCGGCTGGGTGAACCTGGCGGCCGGCTGGCTGGTGCCGTACACCCTGGGCGCGGCCTGGACGCGGGGCGAGCTGGAGGGACGGCGCGCGGGATGGTTCCTGCTCGGGGGTGGTGCGGTGGTGACCGCGGTGCTCGTCAGGTGGGCCGGGTATCCGGCGTCGATGGTCGGGGTGCCGGGCGCCTCCCTCTCCAACCTGAACCCGCCGACGCTGGCCGCCGTCACCTTCGGACTGGCCCAGTGCGGCCTCGCCCTGCTGCTGCGCGACCGGCTGCGCCGGGGTATGCGACGTCCTCCGGTCTGGGCGGCGGTGGCGCTCGTCAACCTCTCCGCGATGACGATCTTCCTGTGGCATCAGACGGCGCTGATGGCCACCACGGCCACCGGCCTCGCCGCGGGCCGGCTGCCCGGCCTGCACACCGTCCCCGACGGACTGGGCTGGGTGGCGGCCCGGCTGGCCTGGCTCCCGGTCTTCGTCCTCGCCCTGGCGGTGTGTTGGTCGGCCTTCCGGTCCTTCGAGCAGGGGCCGCGCAGGGTCGGCGGCCGTCCGTCACGGGTGATCCGTGTCCACCGCCGTACGGAGCCTGTTGCAGTGAAGGAGGCGCGTCGTGCCTAG
- a CDS encoding alpha/beta hydrolase, translated as MVVPLSAAARPEIPSPPPATLPKPTATNLVEIYAANSANATEAARMAAAHGDHHRAAMDRELAAPTRHLLTFDGRGPGRATEVFGDLARADHVAVLVPGSDTSLDTYGRFRATAAALQRQLTGRAPHGTRTAVVAWLGYRTPGTISTTVLTTDWADEAAPHLSAFIRRLQGVVGRPTTVSLVCHSYGTVVCARAASHLDIDDLALVGSPGTGADTAAALHTPARIWAARGTDDWVGEVPHVRTDLFGVTVGFGTDPVSPAFGAHVFAAGEGGHSDYFSPGSVSLTNLARIVLGDTTEVTRA; from the coding sequence GTGGTGGTCCCTCTCTCCGCAGCGGCCCGCCCCGAGATCCCGTCCCCGCCCCCCGCCACCCTCCCGAAGCCCACCGCCACCAACCTCGTCGAGATCTACGCCGCCAACAGCGCCAACGCCACCGAGGCCGCCCGCATGGCCGCAGCCCACGGCGACCACCATCGCGCCGCGATGGACAGGGAGTTGGCCGCCCCCACCCGCCACCTGCTCACCTTCGACGGCCGGGGCCCGGGAAGGGCGACAGAGGTCTTCGGCGACCTCGCCCGCGCCGACCACGTGGCCGTCCTGGTGCCCGGCTCCGACACCTCCCTGGACACCTACGGCCGCTTCCGGGCGACGGCGGCGGCCCTGCAGCGGCAACTCACCGGCCGCGCCCCCCACGGCACCCGGACCGCCGTGGTCGCCTGGCTCGGCTACCGCACCCCGGGCACGATCAGCACCACGGTCCTGACCACGGACTGGGCCGACGAAGCGGCCCCCCACCTGAGCGCGTTCATACGCCGACTCCAAGGCGTCGTCGGCCGCCCCACCACCGTCTCCCTCGTCTGCCACTCCTACGGCACGGTCGTCTGCGCCAGGGCCGCGAGTCACCTGGACATCGACGACCTGGCCCTGGTCGGCAGCCCCGGCACCGGCGCGGACACCGCCGCGGCCCTGCACACCCCCGCCCGGATCTGGGCTGCCAGGGGCACGGACGACTGGGTCGGCGAGGTCCCCCATGTGAGGACCGACCTCTTCGGCGTCACCGTCGGCTTCGGCACCGACCCGGTCTCCCCGGCCTTCGGCGCCCACGTCTTCGCGGCCGGCGAGGGCGGCCACAGCGACTACTTCAGCCCGGGCTCGGTCTCCCTGACCAACCTCGCCCGGATCGTCCTCGGAGACACCACGGAGGTGACCCGTGCCTGA
- a CDS encoding alpha/beta hydrolase, producing the protein MPDDAAARAAAEARAAAEEESAFSHAAVDPDATAAYGDDPDQVIDFYAPREAPSPGAGLAPLIVLLHGGAWRAPYDRRHVTPFADFLARRGFAVANVEYRRGGVSVPGQGAAAGAGDVGPVAGRWPETFDDVAAAMDALPALAREFLPQADPRRMVVTGHSAGGHLALWAAARHLLPADAVWRIDRPAPLRGVVALAPIADFTVAEKLDVCGGASRQLLGGEEEFTVRLPYADPALLLPTGIATTLVQGRADTVVPEAVAEAYADAAAKAGEVVGLTLLEDVGHFPLIDPAADACAVVAEEIAQLAW; encoded by the coding sequence ATGCCGGACGACGCCGCAGCCCGTGCCGCCGCAGAAGCCCGTGCCGCGGCCGAGGAGGAGTCGGCCTTCTCGCACGCGGCGGTCGACCCCGACGCCACCGCGGCCTACGGCGACGATCCCGACCAGGTGATCGACTTCTACGCCCCGCGCGAGGCGCCGTCTCCCGGGGCCGGCCTCGCGCCGCTGATCGTCCTCCTGCACGGCGGGGCGTGGCGGGCGCCGTACGACCGGCGCCATGTGACACCGTTCGCGGACTTCCTGGCGCGGCGGGGGTTCGCGGTGGCCAACGTGGAGTACCGGCGGGGTGGGGTGTCCGTTCCGGGCCAGGGCGCTGCCGCCGGGGCCGGTGACGTCGGCCCCGTCGCCGGGCGTTGGCCCGAGACCTTCGACGACGTGGCCGCCGCGATGGACGCGCTCCCCGCGCTCGCACGGGAGTTCCTGCCGCAGGCCGACCCGCGCCGGATGGTGGTCACCGGTCACTCCGCGGGCGGTCACCTCGCGCTGTGGGCCGCGGCCCGGCACCTCCTGCCGGCCGACGCCGTGTGGCGCATCGACCGCCCGGCTCCCCTGCGCGGGGTGGTCGCCCTTGCCCCGATCGCCGACTTCACGGTCGCCGAGAAGCTGGACGTGTGCGGCGGGGCCAGCCGTCAACTCCTGGGCGGAGAAGAAGAGTTCACCGTGCGCCTGCCGTACGCAGACCCCGCCCTGCTGCTCCCCACGGGTATCGCGACCACGCTCGTCCAGGGCCGCGCCGACACGGTCGTGCCGGAGGCGGTCGCCGAGGCGTACGCGGACGCGGCGGCCAAGGCGGGCGAGGTGGTGGGTCTGACACTGCTGGAGGACGTCGGCCACTTCCCCCTGATCGACCCGGCGGCGGACGCGTGCGCGGTGGTGGCGGAGGAGATCGCGCAGTTGGCGTGGTGA
- the kynU gene encoding kynureninase, which translates to MSDLTFKAQELDAGDELACVRSRFVLDDVVYLDGNSLGALPAAVPGRVEDVVRRQWGSLRIRSWDESGWWTAPERIGDRIAPLVGAAAGQIVVGDSTSVNVFKALVGAVRLAGGPESGRDEVIVDATTFPTDGYIAESAARMAGCTLRAVTPAEVPGVLSDRTAAVLLNHVDYRTGRLHDLPGLTAAVHAVGAIAVWDLCHSAGALPVGLDAHGVDLAVGCTYKYLNGGPGSPAYLYVRRELQDRFDSPLPGWTSHADPFGMSPSYAPAEGALRGRVGTPDILSMLALEAALEVWDGVSVDAVRAKSLALTDFFLECVASYVGEGRVACVTPLAHGERGSQVALRCEDAGEVMKRLIERGVVGDFRHPDVLRFGFTPLYVGFADVERAARVLGETLVR; encoded by the coding sequence ATGTCTGACCTCACCTTCAAGGCCCAGGAGCTGGACGCGGGTGACGAACTGGCGTGCGTGCGCTCCCGGTTCGTGCTCGATGACGTGGTGTACCTCGACGGGAACTCACTGGGCGCGCTCCCGGCCGCCGTCCCGGGGCGCGTCGAGGACGTCGTACGCCGTCAGTGGGGGTCGCTCAGGATCCGGTCCTGGGACGAGAGCGGCTGGTGGACCGCGCCCGAGCGGATCGGTGACCGGATCGCCCCGCTGGTCGGGGCGGCGGCCGGGCAGATCGTGGTCGGCGACTCGACAAGTGTCAACGTTTTCAAGGCACTTGTGGGGGCGGTGCGGCTCGCGGGCGGCCCGGAGTCCGGCCGTGACGAGGTGATCGTGGACGCGACCACCTTCCCCACGGACGGCTACATCGCCGAGTCCGCGGCCCGGATGGCGGGCTGCACCCTGCGGGCGGTGACCCCGGCGGAGGTGCCGGGCGTGCTGAGCGACCGCACGGCCGCCGTCCTGCTCAACCACGTCGACTACCGCACCGGGCGCCTGCACGACCTGCCCGGGCTCACGGCCGCCGTGCACGCGGTGGGCGCGATCGCCGTCTGGGACCTGTGCCACAGCGCGGGCGCCCTGCCGGTCGGTCTCGACGCGCACGGCGTCGACCTCGCGGTCGGCTGCACCTACAAGTACCTGAACGGCGGCCCGGGGTCACCGGCGTACCTCTATGTGCGCCGCGAGCTCCAGGACCGCTTCGACTCCCCGCTGCCGGGCTGGACCTCGCACGCCGATCCCTTCGGCATGAGCCCGTCCTACGCCCCTGCCGAGGGCGCGCTGCGGGGCCGCGTGGGCACACCGGACATCCTCTCCATGCTCGCCCTGGAGGCCGCCCTCGAGGTCTGGGACGGCGTCTCGGTCGATGCGGTGCGCGCCAAGTCCCTCGCCCTGACGGACTTCTTCCTGGAGTGCGTCGCGTCGTACGTCGGTGAGGGCCGCGTCGCGTGTGTGACGCCCCTGGCCCACGGGGAGCGGGGCAGCCAGGTCGCGCTGCGCTGCGAGGACGCGGGCGAGGTGATGAAGCGGCTCATCGAGCGGGGTGTGGTGGGCGACTTCCGGCACCCGGACGTGCTGCGGTTCGGGTTCACGCCGTTGTACGTCGGGTTCGCGGACGTGGAGCGGGCGGCGCGGGTGCTGGGGGAGACGCTCGTCCGCTGA
- a CDS encoding tryptophan 2,3-dioxygenase family protein, translating to MSSHEAQETQEPETPHLDFQGTTPYEDYVKADVLTHLQHTLSDDPGEMVFLVTTQVMELWFTVIVHEWETAAGALRSDDVPTAVAALKRSVRELEALTASWKPLGQLTPAQFNSYRSALGEGSGFQSAMYRRMEFLLGDKSASMLVPHRGAPRVHAELEKALHEPSLYDEVLRLLARRGHAIPSAVLDRDVSRRYEPSEEVEAAWTALYSGPENDELARLGEALTDVAELVWRWRNDHLVATRRAMGSKAGTGGSAGVAWLEKRALKNVFPELWTARSHV from the coding sequence ATGTCGTCCCATGAGGCTCAGGAAACGCAGGAGCCGGAGACCCCGCATCTCGACTTCCAAGGCACGACGCCGTACGAGGACTACGTCAAGGCGGACGTGCTCACCCACCTCCAGCACACCCTCTCCGACGATCCCGGAGAGATGGTCTTCCTGGTCACGACCCAGGTCATGGAGCTGTGGTTCACCGTCATCGTGCACGAGTGGGAGACCGCGGCGGGTGCGCTGCGCTCCGACGACGTGCCCACGGCCGTTGCCGCGCTGAAGCGTTCCGTACGGGAGCTGGAGGCGCTGACCGCCTCCTGGAAGCCGCTCGGCCAGCTGACGCCCGCGCAGTTCAACTCCTACCGCTCGGCGCTCGGCGAGGGCTCCGGCTTCCAGTCGGCGATGTACCGCCGCATGGAGTTCCTGCTCGGCGACAAGTCCGCGTCCATGCTCGTCCCGCACCGTGGCGCACCGCGTGTGCACGCCGAGCTGGAGAAGGCGCTGCACGAGCCGAGCCTGTACGACGAGGTGCTGCGGCTGCTCGCGCGGCGCGGGCACGCGATCCCTTCCGCCGTCCTGGACCGGGACGTCTCGCGCCGGTACGAGCCGTCGGAGGAGGTCGAGGCCGCCTGGACGGCCCTCTACTCCGGCCCCGAGAACGACGAACTCGCCCGCCTGGGCGAGGCGCTGACCGATGTCGCCGAGCTGGTGTGGCGCTGGCGCAACGACCATCTCGTCGCCACCCGGCGCGCGATGGGCTCCAAGGCCGGCACGGGCGGCTCCGCCGGGGTGGCCTGGCTGGAGAAGCGCGCGCTGAAGAACGTGTTCCCGGAGCTGTGGACGGCCCGGTCCCATGTCTGA
- a CDS encoding DUF3151 domain-containing protein produces the protein MSIHENLLGGPPPTHLPDDPEPRELLAQGTAPADVAAKYPTSSLAWAQLADEAFERGSVVESYAYARTGYHRGLDSLRRNGWKGHGPVPWEHEPNRGFLRALHGLARAAGAIGEQAEYERCAQFLKDSSLTAAETLG, from the coding sequence ATGTCGATTCACGAGAACCTTCTCGGGGGCCCGCCCCCGACCCACCTCCCTGATGACCCCGAGCCCCGTGAACTGCTCGCTCAGGGGACCGCCCCCGCGGATGTCGCCGCGAAGTACCCGACCTCCTCGCTGGCCTGGGCCCAGCTGGCCGACGAGGCGTTCGAGCGGGGCAGCGTCGTGGAGTCGTACGCCTATGCCCGTACGGGCTACCACCGCGGCCTGGACTCGCTGCGCCGCAACGGCTGGAAGGGCCACGGGCCGGTCCCGTGGGAGCACGAGCCGAACCGCGGCTTCCTGCGCGCCCTGCACGGCCTCGCCCGCGCCGCCGGAGCCATCGGCGAGCAGGCGGAGTACGAGCGCTGCGCGCAGTTCCTGAAGGACTCCTCGCTCACGGCGGCCGAGACGCTGGGCTGA
- a CDS encoding MFS transporter — MPDVRLASPQGKWILLTTVLGSSMALLDSTVVNVALPAIGRDLDADLAALQWTVNAYMLTLAGLILLGGSLGDRYGRRKVFVVGVVWFAAASLLCGLAPNAPVLVAARALQGVGGALLTPGSLALIQASFHPDDRGRAVGLWSGFGGVGAAVGPFVGGWLVDGPGWRWVFLLNVPLALVCAPIAVRHVPESADGRSDHGRFDVLGAVLGALALALVTYALIEARGGSWAVALAAVGGVAAGVAFVAVEKRRPDPMMPLGIFASRQFTAVNLVTLCVYAAFGGFFFLGAVQLQVVVGYSALQAGTALLPTTVLMLLFSARSGALADRIGPRIPLTVGPLLCAAGMLLMLRVGPGASYLADILPALLVLGTGMVTLVAPLTATVLGSVDASRAGLASGINNAAARAAGLIAVAALPLVTGMGEEAYRSPTAFDSAFGRAMTVCAGVLVVGSVVAFATVRSLPPGCRRPECRTYGAVLSPPLEGERTRGRLS; from the coding sequence ATGCCCGACGTCCGGCTGGCCTCGCCGCAAGGCAAGTGGATCCTGCTCACCACCGTCCTCGGCTCCAGCATGGCGCTGCTGGACTCGACCGTCGTCAACGTCGCCCTGCCGGCCATCGGCCGCGACCTGGACGCCGACCTCGCCGCCCTCCAGTGGACGGTCAACGCGTACATGTTGACGCTGGCCGGGCTGATCCTGCTCGGCGGCTCCCTCGGGGACCGGTACGGCCGCCGCAAGGTCTTCGTGGTGGGTGTCGTGTGGTTCGCGGCGGCCTCCCTGCTGTGCGGCCTCGCTCCGAACGCGCCCGTCCTCGTCGCCGCCCGGGCCCTCCAGGGGGTGGGCGGCGCCCTGCTCACACCGGGGTCGCTGGCGTTGATCCAGGCCTCCTTCCATCCCGACGACCGGGGCCGGGCCGTGGGGCTGTGGTCCGGGTTCGGCGGTGTCGGGGCGGCCGTCGGCCCCTTCGTGGGCGGCTGGCTGGTGGACGGCCCGGGCTGGCGCTGGGTGTTCCTGCTCAACGTCCCGCTGGCCCTGGTGTGCGCGCCGATCGCCGTACGGCATGTGCCGGAGTCGGCGGACGGACGGTCCGACCACGGCCGGTTCGACGTGCTCGGAGCGGTCCTGGGCGCGCTGGCGCTCGCGCTGGTGACGTACGCGCTGATCGAGGCGCGGGGCGGTTCCTGGGCCGTGGCACTGGCGGCGGTGGGCGGGGTCGCGGCCGGGGTGGCCTTCGTCGCCGTCGAGAAGCGCCGTCCCGACCCGATGATGCCGCTCGGGATCTTCGCGTCCCGGCAGTTCACCGCGGTCAACCTGGTGACCCTGTGCGTGTACGCGGCCTTCGGCGGGTTCTTCTTCCTGGGCGCCGTCCAGCTCCAGGTGGTGGTCGGCTACTCGGCCCTCCAGGCCGGTACGGCGCTGCTGCCGACGACCGTCCTGATGCTGCTGTTCTCCGCCCGCTCGGGCGCCCTGGCCGACCGCATCGGGCCGCGCATCCCGCTCACCGTCGGCCCGCTGCTGTGCGCCGCCGGGATGCTGCTGATGCTGCGGGTCGGCCCGGGCGCCTCGTACCTGGCCGACATCCTGCCGGCGCTGCTGGTCCTGGGCACCGGCATGGTCACGCTGGTCGCCCCGCTGACGGCGACCGTGCTGGGCTCGGTGGACGCCTCGCGGGCCGGGCTGGCCAGCGGCATCAACAACGCGGCCGCGCGGGCGGCGGGCCTGATCGCGGTGGCCGCGCTGCCGCTGGTCACCGGGATGGGGGAGGAGGCGTACCGGTCGCCTACGGCGTTCGACAGTGCGTTCGGGCGGGCGATGACGGTGTGCGCGGGGGTGCTGGTGGTGGGGTCCGTGGTGGCCTTCGCGACAGTACGGTCGCTGCCGCCGGGCTGTCGTCGGCCTGAGTGCCGTACGTACGGGGCCGTGCTGTCGCCGCCGCTGGAGGGGGAGAGGACACGGGGGCGACTGTCGTAG
- the fbaA gene encoding class II fructose-bisphosphate aldolase, which produces MPIATPEVYNEMLDRAKAGRFAYPAINVTSTQTLHAALRGFAEAESDGIIQISTGGAEFLGGQYSKEMVTGSVALAEFAHIVAEKYPVTVALHTDHCPKDKLDGYVRPLIAVSEERVKAGGNPLFQSHMWDGSAETLADNLSIAQELLERARAAKIILEVEITPTGGEEDGVSHEINDSLYTTVDDAIRTAEALGLGEKGRYLLAASFGNVHGVYKPGNVVLRPDLLKELNDGVAAKFGKPAGSQPFDFVFHGGSGSTEEEIRTALENGVVKMNIDTDTQYAFTRPVADHMFRNYDGVLKVDGEVGSKKTYDPRTWGKLAEASMAARVVEATQNLRSAGTKIK; this is translated from the coding sequence ATGCCCATCGCAACCCCCGAGGTCTACAACGAGATGCTCGACCGGGCGAAGGCAGGCAGGTTCGCCTACCCGGCCATCAATGTGACCTCGACCCAGACCCTGCACGCTGCGCTGCGCGGCTTCGCGGAGGCCGAGAGCGACGGCATCATCCAGATCTCGACCGGTGGTGCCGAGTTCCTGGGCGGCCAGTACAGCAAGGAGATGGTCACGGGTTCCGTGGCCCTCGCCGAGTTCGCGCACATCGTCGCCGAGAAGTACCCGGTCACCGTCGCGCTGCACACCGACCACTGCCCCAAGGACAAGCTCGACGGGTACGTACGCCCGCTGATCGCCGTGTCCGAGGAGCGCGTGAAGGCCGGCGGCAACCCGCTGTTCCAGTCGCACATGTGGGACGGCTCGGCGGAGACCCTCGCCGACAACCTCTCCATCGCCCAGGAGCTCCTGGAGCGCGCCCGCGCCGCCAAGATCATCCTCGAGGTCGAGATCACCCCGACCGGCGGCGAGGAGGACGGCGTCTCGCACGAGATCAACGACTCCCTGTACACGACCGTCGACGACGCGATCCGTACGGCCGAGGCGCTCGGGCTCGGTGAGAAGGGGCGCTACCTGCTGGCCGCCTCCTTCGGCAACGTCCACGGTGTGTACAAGCCGGGCAACGTCGTCCTCCGCCCCGACCTGCTGAAGGAGCTGAACGACGGCGTGGCCGCCAAGTTCGGCAAGCCGGCCGGGTCCCAGCCGTTCGACTTCGTCTTCCACGGCGGCTCCGGCTCCACGGAGGAGGAGATCCGCACCGCGCTGGAGAACGGCGTCGTCAAGATGAACATCGACACCGACACCCAGTACGCCTTCACGCGTCCGGTCGCCGACCACATGTTCCGCAACTACGACGGCGTCCTGAAGGTCGACGGCGAGGTCGGCTCCAAGAAGACCTACGACCCGCGCACCTGGGGCAAGCTGGCCGAGGCTTCGATGGCCGCCCGTGTCGTCGAGGCGACGCAGAACCTGCGCTCGGCGGGCACGAAGATCAAGTAA
- the pyrE gene encoding orotate phosphoribosyltransferase, producing the protein MTDAHAALKQQILDKAVVHGKVTLSSGLEADYYVDLRLVTLDGEAAPLVGQVLLDLTADLEFDAVGGLTMGADPVGTAMLHAAAARGRRLDAFVVRKAAKAHGMQKRVEGPDIAGRRVLVVEDTSTTGNSPLEAVAAVREAGAEVVAVATIVDRATGAAEKIEQGAGVPYRFAYSKDELGLD; encoded by the coding sequence ATGACTGACGCACACGCCGCCCTGAAGCAGCAGATCCTCGACAAGGCCGTGGTGCACGGCAAGGTGACCCTGTCGTCCGGCCTGGAGGCCGACTACTACGTCGACCTTCGCCTGGTGACCCTCGACGGCGAGGCCGCTCCCCTGGTCGGGCAGGTGCTGCTCGACCTGACCGCCGACCTGGAGTTCGACGCGGTCGGCGGTCTGACGATGGGCGCGGACCCGGTCGGCACGGCCATGCTGCACGCCGCCGCCGCGCGCGGGCGCAGGCTCGACGCCTTCGTCGTACGGAAGGCGGCGAAGGCGCACGGCATGCAGAAGCGGGTGGAGGGGCCGGACATCGCGGGGCGCCGGGTCCTGGTCGTCGAGGACACCTCCACCACCGGGAACTCCCCGCTCGAAGCGGTCGCGGCCGTGCGTGAGGCGGGCGCCGAGGTCGTCGCCGTCGCCACGATCGTCGACCGGGCCACCGGCGCCGCAGAGAAGATCGAGCAGGGTGCGGGAGTGCCGTACCGCTTCGCGTACTCGAAGGACGAGCTGGGCCTGGACTGA
- a CDS encoding aldose epimerase family protein: MSHEDITLTAGDAEVTLQPGNGGRVGGLRVGGVELLRQGERFGCFPMIPWCGRIRDGRFRDGADVHQMPLNSPPHAIHGTARDGAWSIARTTADEAVLTYDLVKPWPYSGRITQIAALTPDALTLTMSVETYDSSFPAQIGWHPWFHRTLEGGEPVRLDFTAAWQEERGDDHLPTGNRVEPKPSPWDDCFGMPGGVDVRLTWPGQLELKVASREEWVVVYDEQEAAVCVEPQTGPPNGLNTLPRLVTPLEPLEASTTWSWRRL; the protein is encoded by the coding sequence GTGAGCCATGAAGACATCACACTGACCGCGGGCGACGCGGAAGTGACCTTGCAGCCGGGAAACGGTGGACGGGTCGGGGGACTTCGGGTCGGAGGCGTCGAACTGCTGCGGCAGGGAGAGCGCTTCGGGTGCTTCCCGATGATCCCCTGGTGCGGCCGCATCCGGGACGGACGGTTCCGTGACGGCGCCGACGTCCACCAGATGCCGCTCAACTCCCCACCGCACGCCATCCACGGCACGGCCCGCGACGGCGCCTGGAGCATCGCCCGCACGACCGCCGACGAGGCCGTCCTCACGTACGACCTCGTCAAGCCCTGGCCCTACTCGGGCCGCATCACCCAGATCGCGGCGCTCACCCCGGACGCCCTGACGCTCACGATGTCCGTGGAGACGTACGACTCCTCCTTCCCGGCCCAGATCGGCTGGCACCCCTGGTTCCACCGCACCCTCGAAGGCGGCGAGCCGGTCCGGCTCGACTTCACCGCCGCCTGGCAGGAGGAGCGCGGCGACGACCACCTGCCCACCGGCAACCGCGTCGAGCCCAAGCCGAGCCCCTGGGACGACTGCTTCGGCATGCCCGGCGGCGTCGACGTCAGGCTCACCTGGCCCGGGCAGCTGGAGCTGAAGGTCGCCAGCCGCGAGGAGTGGGTCGTGGTGTACGACGAGCAGGAGGCCGCCGTCTGCGTGGAGCCGCAGACAGGGCCGCCCAACGGCCTCAACACGCTCCCGCGCCTGGTCACGCCCCTGGAGCCGCTGGAGGCCTCGACGACCTGGAGCTGGCGCCGCCTCTAA